Proteins encoded within one genomic window of Paracoccus sp. MA:
- a CDS encoding bifunctional rhamnulose-1-phosphate aldolase/short-chain dehydrogenase, with translation MTTTMTANRLENLWDDARAASMSESEKLLYRSNLLGSDKRVTNYGGGNTSAKVIETDPLTGEPVEVLWVKGSGGDIGSMKMDGFATLYMDRLQALKGKYRGPAHEDEMVGYLPHCTFGLNPRAASIDTPLHAYVPRRHVDHVHSDAIIAIAGSVDSRALTAEIFGDEIGWLPWKKPGYELGLWLERFAAENPQAKGCVLESHGLFTWADDARECYVTTLSVINRAAEWLERKSAGKPAFGGACRPTLPAAQRREIAARLMPAIRGLISRDRHKVGHFDDQPAVLEFVGSTMLEGLAPLGTSCPDHFLRTKIRPLVVDFDPAKPDLDATIAGLEKAVADYRADYTAYYDRCKHPDSPALRDPNAVVYLVPGVGMITFALDKATARISAEFYVNAINVMRGASAVSTYQGLPEQEAFDIEYWLLEEAKLQRLPKPKSLAGRVALVTGGAGGIGAATAERFLREGACVMLADIDADALRRAHDGLAGSFGPDAIRSVSVNVTDENQVASAYAETAVEFGGIDILVSNAGIASSAPVEETSLALWNKNMDILSTGYFLVSREAFRLFRIQKIGGSVIFVASKNGLAASPNASAYCTAKAAEIHLARCLALEGAEAGIRVNVVNPDAVLRGSRIWEGEWLDQRASTYGTDKEGLEEMYRQRSMLKRSVLPEDIAEAAYFLASDLSAKSTGNILNVDAGNVQAFTR, from the coding sequence ATGACCACGACAATGACCGCCAACCGCTTGGAAAACCTGTGGGATGACGCCAGGGCGGCATCCATGAGCGAATCGGAAAAACTGCTTTATCGCTCGAACCTGCTCGGCTCGGACAAGCGCGTCACCAATTACGGGGGCGGCAACACCTCGGCCAAGGTGATCGAGACCGATCCGCTGACCGGCGAACCCGTCGAGGTGCTTTGGGTCAAGGGCTCGGGCGGCGATATCGGCTCGATGAAGATGGATGGTTTCGCCACGCTCTACATGGACCGGCTGCAGGCGCTGAAGGGCAAGTATCGCGGCCCCGCGCATGAGGACGAGATGGTCGGCTACCTGCCCCACTGCACCTTCGGGCTGAACCCGCGCGCCGCCTCGATCGACACGCCGCTGCATGCCTATGTGCCCCGTCGCCATGTCGATCACGTGCATTCCGACGCGATCATCGCCATCGCGGGCTCGGTCGATTCCAGGGCGCTGACGGCCGAGATCTTCGGCGACGAGATCGGCTGGCTGCCCTGGAAGAAGCCGGGCTACGAGCTGGGCCTGTGGCTGGAGCGATTTGCCGCCGAGAACCCGCAGGCCAAGGGCTGCGTGCTGGAAAGCCATGGCCTGTTCACCTGGGCCGACGATGCCAGGGAATGCTATGTGACCACCCTGTCGGTGATCAACCGCGCGGCCGAATGGCTGGAGCGGAAATCGGCAGGCAAGCCCGCCTTTGGCGGCGCCTGCCGCCCCACCCTGCCCGCGGCGCAGCGACGCGAGATCGCCGCCCGGCTGATGCCGGCGATCCGGGGCCTGATTTCCCGGGACCGCCACAAGGTCGGCCATTTCGACGATCAGCCCGCGGTGCTGGAGTTTGTCGGCTCGACCATGCTGGAGGGGCTGGCGCCCCTGGGCACCTCCTGCCCGGACCATTTCCTGCGCACCAAGATCCGGCCGCTGGTCGTCGATTTCGACCCCGCCAAGCCGGATCTGGACGCGACCATCGCCGGCCTTGAAAAGGCCGTCGCCGATTACCGCGCCGATTACACCGCCTATTACGACCGCTGCAAGCACCCCGACAGCCCCGCGCTGCGCGACCCCAATGCCGTGGTCTACCTGGTGCCGGGCGTCGGCATGATCACCTTTGCGCTGGACAAGGCCACGGCGCGCATCTCGGCCGAGTTCTACGTCAACGCCATCAACGTGATGCGCGGGGCCAGCGCGGTGTCCACCTATCAGGGCCTGCCCGAGCAGGAAGCCTTCGACATCGAATACTGGCTGCTGGAGGAGGCGAAGCTGCAGCGGCTGCCAAAGCCGAAATCGCTGGCCGGCCGGGTGGCGCTGGTCACCGGCGGCGCGGGCGGCATCGGCGCGGCCACGGCCGAGCGTTTCCTGCGCGAAGGCGCCTGCGTGATGCTGGCCGATATCGATGCCGATGCCCTCAGGCGCGCGCATGACGGGCTGGCCGGCAGCTTCGGCCCCGACGCGATCCGCTCGGTTTCGGTGAACGTCACCGACGAGAACCAGGTCGCAAGCGCCTATGCCGAAACGGCGGTCGAGTTCGGCGGCATCGACATCCTGGTCTCGAATGCCGGGATCGCCTCTTCGGCCCCGGTCGAGGAAACCTCGCTGGCGTTGTGGAACAAGAACATGGACATCCTCTCCACCGGGTATTTCCTGGTTTCACGCGAGGCGTTCCGCCTGTTCCGCATCCAGAAGATCGGCGGCTCGGTGATCTTCGTCGCCTCCAAGAACGGTCTGGCGGCCAGCCCCAATGCCAGCGCCTATTGCACCGCCAAGGCGGCCGAGATCCATCTGGCCCGCTGCCTGGCCCTGGAGGGGGCCGAGGCGGGGATCCGCGTCAACGTGGTGAACCCCGACGCCGTGCTGCGCGGCTCGCGCATCTGGGAGGGCGAGTGGCTGGACCAGCGCGCCTCGACCTATGGCACCGACAAGGAGGGGCTGGAGGAGATGTATCGCCAGCGGTCGATGCTGAAACGCTCGGTCCTGCCCGAGGACATTGCCGAGGCCGCCTATTTCCTTGCCAGCGACCTTTCCGCGAAATCGACCGGCAATATCCTGAACGTGGACGCCGGCAACGTCCAGGCTTTCACCCGGTGA
- a CDS encoding DeoR/GlpR family DNA-binding transcription regulator, with product MLESERHRIILSAVQERPVVTVADLCALTGASEATVRRDIAQLHVGKKLRRVRGGAEAIAPPQFAGINARPFAVDQTINIAQKRAIAQAAVELCQDGDAIIINGGTTTFQMVHPLSTRRLQVFTNSFPIAEHLLKHSKNTVLVPAGAIYREQNIILSPFDEDGSNHFYARLMFMGCRGLGPLGLMEGDPLLVQAEQKLIDQADELVVLADSSKFRQRSSLLLCPLTRIHTVITDDGIEDRAAKMLEAAEIRLIVVEPAASNRKKRAEE from the coding sequence ATGCTGGAATCCGAGCGCCACCGCATCATTCTGTCCGCCGTGCAGGAACGGCCGGTCGTGACCGTCGCCGATCTCTGTGCGCTGACCGGCGCTTCCGAGGCGACGGTGCGGCGCGACATTGCCCAGCTGCATGTCGGCAAGAAGCTGCGGCGGGTGCGCGGCGGGGCCGAGGCCATTGCGCCGCCGCAATTCGCCGGGATCAATGCGCGGCCCTTCGCGGTCGATCAGACGATCAATATCGCTCAGAAACGCGCAATCGCCCAGGCGGCGGTCGAGCTGTGCCAGGATGGCGATGCCATCATCATCAACGGCGGCACCACCACCTTCCAGATGGTGCATCCGCTGTCCACCCGGCGGCTGCAGGTCTTTACCAACAGCTTTCCCATCGCCGAGCACCTGCTCAAGCATTCCAAGAACACCGTGCTGGTTCCGGCGGGCGCCATCTATCGCGAACAGAACATCATCCTGTCGCCCTTCGACGAGGACGGCAGCAACCATTTCTATGCCCGGCTGATGTTCATGGGTTGCCGCGGCCTGGGGCCGCTGGGGCTGATGGAGGGCGATCCGCTGCTGGTCCAGGCCGAGCAGAAGCTGATCGACCAGGCCGACGAGCTGGTGGTGCTGGCCGACAGCTCGAAGTTCCGCCAGCGTTCCAGCCTGCTGCTCTGCCCGCTGACGCGCATCCACACCGTCATCACCGATGACGGGATCGAGGACCGCGCCGCCAAGATGCTGGAGGCGGCCGAGATCCGCCTGATCGTGGTCGAGCCGGCGGCGTCGAACCGGAAGAAACGCGCCGAGGAGTAA
- the rhaS gene encoding rhamnose ABC transporter substrate-binding protein, with the protein MSIMSKILTTAAIAGALMTGTAQAENLRIALVAKALGIGFFEAANKGAQEAATELGDVEIIYTGPTDTTAEGQIEVINSLIAQRVDAIAISANDTDALVPTLKKAMQRGITVISWDSGVAPAGRQMQLNPSSAPLIGNTIIKLAADHLPPEGGEVAVLSATTTSTNQNTWIAEMNKVAGDYPNVKVVGTVYGDDLADKSYREAQGLMQTYPNLRAIIAPTSVGIVAAAQAVTDAGKIGEVNVTGLGLPSEMAGHVKSGASKSFAIWNPIDLGYSATMAAYHLAKGDAKAEPGATIPIGRMGEITLDENTEAAMADPFVYDAGNIDQFSSIF; encoded by the coding sequence ATGAGCATTATGAGCAAGATCCTGACCACAGCCGCCATCGCCGGCGCGCTGATGACCGGCACCGCCCAAGCCGAGAACCTGCGCATCGCGCTGGTGGCCAAGGCGCTTGGCATCGGCTTTTTCGAGGCGGCCAACAAGGGTGCCCAGGAAGCCGCGACCGAGCTCGGCGATGTCGAGATCATCTATACCGGCCCGACCGACACCACGGCCGAGGGCCAGATCGAGGTCATCAACAGCCTGATCGCGCAAAGGGTCGACGCCATCGCCATCAGCGCCAATGACACCGATGCGCTGGTGCCCACCCTGAAAAAGGCCATGCAGCGCGGCATCACCGTCATCAGCTGGGATTCCGGCGTCGCGCCGGCGGGGCGCCAGATGCAGCTGAACCCGTCCTCCGCGCCGCTGATCGGCAACACGATCATCAAGCTGGCCGCCGATCACCTGCCGCCCGAGGGCGGCGAGGTCGCGGTGCTTTCGGCCACTACCACCTCGACCAACCAGAACACTTGGATCGCCGAGATGAACAAGGTCGCGGGCGACTACCCGAACGTCAAGGTGGTGGGGACGGTCTATGGCGACGACCTGGCCGACAAGTCCTATCGCGAGGCGCAGGGCCTGATGCAGACCTATCCGAACCTCAGGGCGATCATCGCCCCGACCTCGGTGGGCATCGTCGCCGCGGCGCAGGCCGTCACCGATGCAGGCAAGATCGGCGAGGTGAACGTCACCGGCCTGGGCCTGCCGTCGGAAATGGCGGGGCATGTCAAATCGGGAGCATCGAAGAGCTTCGCGATCTGGAACCCGATCGACCTGGGCTATTCGGCGACCATGGCCGCCTATCACCTGGCCAAGGGCGACGCCAAGGCCGAGCCGGGCGCCACCATCCCGATCGGCCGCATGGGCGAGATCACGCTGGACGAGAACACCGAGGCCGCCATGGCCGACCCCTTCGTCTACGATGCCGGCAACATCGACCAGTTCAGCTCGATCTTCTGA
- a CDS encoding sugar ABC transporter ATP-binding protein — translation MQADYRPQDGAAPVLSLRGIVKTFPGVRALGGVRLDLYPGQVTALIGENGAGKSTIVKILTGIYQPDEGEILVDGQPVAFPTAQAAGAAGVTAIHQETVLFDELTVAENIFIGHAPRNRWGLIDRRAMRARARAILAGIGADLNPAARLRDLGIASKHLVAIARALSIDARVVIMDEPTAALSHKEIAELYELVDKLRAQGKAILFISHKFDEIFRIADRWTVFRDGQFVDQGQMEDVTEADLVRMMVGRPVDQIYPKRPARIGEPVLTVAGYSHPTEFADITFTLRRGEILGFYGLVGAGRSEVMQALFGITRPSKGACRIEGRVRVIRSTAQAVEAGIVYVPEDRGRQGAVKGLPIFQNVTLPSLARTSRAGFLRLAEEFALAREYTQRLDLRAASLDQDVALLSGGNQQKVVIAKWLATRPRVIILDEPTKGIDIGSKAAVHDFMSELAAQGLSVIMVSSEIPEVLGMSDRVIVMREGRIAGEFAGERMTPENLVRAAVGLDRDAPRPGEGEAA, via the coding sequence ATGCAGGCTGATTATCGGCCGCAGGACGGCGCGGCCCCGGTGCTGTCGCTGCGCGGCATCGTCAAGACATTTCCCGGCGTGCGCGCGCTTGGCGGCGTGCGGCTCGATCTCTACCCCGGCCAGGTGACGGCGCTGATCGGCGAGAACGGCGCGGGCAAGTCCACCATCGTCAAGATCCTGACCGGCATCTACCAGCCCGACGAGGGCGAGATCCTGGTGGATGGCCAGCCCGTCGCCTTTCCCACCGCCCAGGCGGCGGGCGCGGCGGGGGTGACGGCGATCCATCAGGAAACCGTGCTGTTCGACGAGCTGACGGTGGCCGAGAACATCTTCATCGGCCATGCGCCCCGCAACCGCTGGGGCCTGATCGACCGGCGCGCCATGCGCGCCCGCGCCCGCGCCATCCTGGCCGGCATCGGCGCCGATTTGAACCCGGCGGCGCGGCTGCGCGACCTGGGCATCGCCAGCAAGCACCTGGTCGCCATCGCCCGCGCGCTCTCCATCGACGCCCGCGTCGTCATCATGGACGAGCCGACCGCCGCGCTGTCGCACAAGGAGATCGCCGAGCTTTACGAGCTGGTGGACAAGCTCAGGGCGCAGGGCAAGGCGATCCTGTTCATCAGCCACAAGTTCGACGAGATCTTCCGCATCGCTGACCGCTGGACCGTGTTCCGCGACGGCCAGTTCGTCGACCAGGGGCAGATGGAGGATGTGACCGAGGCCGATCTGGTGCGGATGATGGTCGGCCGCCCGGTCGATCAGATCTATCCCAAACGCCCGGCCCGGATCGGCGAGCCGGTGCTGACCGTGGCAGGCTACAGCCACCCGACCGAGTTCGCGGACATCACCTTCACCCTGCGCCGCGGCGAGATCCTGGGCTTCTACGGGCTGGTCGGCGCCGGACGTTCCGAGGTGATGCAGGCGCTGTTCGGCATCACCCGGCCCTCGAAAGGCGCCTGCCGGATCGAGGGCAGGGTGCGGGTCATCCGCTCGACCGCGCAGGCCGTCGAGGCCGGCATCGTCTATGTGCCCGAAGATCGCGGCCGGCAAGGCGCCGTGAAGGGCCTGCCGATCTTTCAGAACGTCACCCTGCCGTCGCTGGCGCGCACCAGCCGGGCGGGCTTCCTGCGGCTGGCCGAGGAATTCGCGCTGGCCCGCGAATACACCCAACGGCTGGACCTGCGGGCGGCGAGCCTCGATCAGGACGTGGCGCTGCTGTCGGGCGGCAACCAGCAGAAAGTCGTCATCGCCAAATGGCTGGCCACGCGGCCGCGCGTCATCATCCTGGACGAGCCGACCAAGGGCATCGACATCGGCTCCAAGGCCGCCGTGCATGACTTCATGTCCGAACTGGCGGCGCAGGGCCTGTCAGTGATCATGGTCAGCAGCGAGATCCCCGAGGTGCTGGGCATGTCCGACCGCGTCATCGTCATGCGCGAGGGCCGCATCGCCGGCGAGTTCGCGGGCGAGCGCATGACGCCGGAAAACCTGGTGCGCGCCGCGGTCGGCCTGGACCGCGATGCCCCGCGCCCCGGCGAAGGAGAAGCCGCATGA
- a CDS encoding ABC transporter permease: protein MSMLKSRETILALAILALLAAIASRFPGFVAPRNLARVLTDTSPLILLALGQMAVILTKCIDLSVAANLALCGMVAALMNGAGVPLPVILLAVVLLGGVLGAVNGLLVWRLGIPSIVVTLGTMTIYRGSIFLMTGGAWINAHQMSDAFKAFPRTVVLGLPVMAWIGLAGIAAMALLLTRTPLGRAFYAVGGNPHAAVYTGISVGRTQCAAFVLSGALAGLTGYLWVARYAVAYVDIAAGFELDVVAACVIGGIAIAGGAGSVAGAVMGALFLGIIKNALPVVGISPFWQMAISGSAILLAIAFNAASRRDPGRIILKQAEHRT, encoded by the coding sequence ATGAGCATGCTGAAATCGCGCGAGACCATCCTGGCCCTGGCCATCCTGGCGCTGCTGGCCGCCATCGCCAGCCGCTTTCCCGGCTTCGTCGCGCCGCGCAACCTGGCGCGGGTGCTGACCGATACCTCGCCGCTGATCCTGCTGGCGCTGGGTCAGATGGCGGTGATCCTGACGAAATGCATCGACCTGTCGGTCGCGGCCAACCTGGCGCTGTGCGGCATGGTCGCGGCGCTGATGAACGGGGCCGGGGTGCCCTTGCCGGTGATCCTGCTGGCGGTGGTCCTGCTGGGCGGGGTGCTGGGGGCGGTGAACGGGCTGCTGGTCTGGCGGCTGGGCATTCCGTCCATCGTCGTCACGCTGGGCACGATGACGATCTATCGCGGCTCGATCTTCCTGATGACCGGCGGCGCCTGGATCAACGCCCATCAGATGAGCGATGCGTTCAAGGCATTTCCCCGCACCGTCGTCCTGGGCTTGCCGGTCATGGCCTGGATCGGCCTTGCCGGCATCGCGGCCATGGCGCTGCTGTTGACGCGGACGCCGCTGGGCCGAGCCTTTTACGCGGTCGGCGGCAATCCCCATGCCGCGGTCTATACCGGCATCTCGGTCGGGCGCACGCAATGCGCGGCCTTCGTGCTTTCCGGCGCGCTGGCCGGGCTGACCGGCTATCTCTGGGTCGCGCGCTATGCCGTGGCCTATGTCGACATCGCCGCGGGGTTCGAGCTTGACGTGGTCGCGGCCTGCGTGATCGGGGGCATCGCCATCGCGGGCGGCGCGGGCTCGGTCGCCGGGGCGGTCATGGGCGCGCTGTTCCTGGGCATCATCAAGAACGCGCTGCCGGTCGTCGGCATCTCGCCCTTCTGGCAGATGGCGATCTCGGGAAGCGCGATCCTTCTGGCCATCGCCTTCAACGCGGCCAGCCGTCGCGATCCCGGCCGCATCATCCTGAAACAGGCGGAGCATCGGACATGA